ATGAAATGGCGTTAAACTCAATATTATCTTGAACGCTTCCGCCGAACTCATCCCTTTTTTGTAACAACGGTCGGCAGTCAACGCATCGTAAATATCAACAATACAACTCATTCTACCATGCAGCGGAATTTCCTCGCCTTTCAAGCCTTTAGGGTAACCATTACCATCTAACTTTTCATGGTGCATCAAACAAACATCTCGGCTGATGTCTCCTAATCCGTCCACCGTAAGGATAATCTCTTCAGCAAACACCTGATGCAGCTTCATATGATCAAACTCCTCAGGTGTGAGTTTGCCAGGTTTATGCAGAACTTTGTCATCGACCTTAATTTTACCAACATCATGAATGATGCCGCCGATTGCAAGCTGTTTAAGCGTGTCCTTTGGCAAATCAAGATGCTTACCAAAGGTGACGAGTAAGGTTGCAACATTGACTGAGTGTTCAAGCAAGTATTCGTCTTTGTTACGCAAAGCAGAGACACAATGTAACGCATCTGAATCAATCAATACGGTTTCAATAAGGTCGTCGGCCCACCCCTCCAATTCATCGACATGAATCGACTTATCATCAAACGTTTGGTTGAGGATTTTTTGAGCCAGATCTTTCGCTTCACGGATGATCTTTGAAGCTCGCTTTTGCTTAGAAAACCGGCTCATAGACTTTCGCTTTACCGGTGTGGTCGGTGCACTTTCTTCGGGTAGAACCTCCTCAACCACCGGCTTAAAGACACTTCCTTTGACAGAAAGGTTTTGGTCCACCCACGCAAATCTAATTCCATTTTTGATCAGCTGCTGAATAGCTTGCTGGGAGGAGACTCTACCAGCATTGGCTAAATTAACGCGTTCGTTATCTTCGATTGCGGTAACAAACATTCCAACCGTCAACGTATCAATTGGAACCTTTATGGAGTTGCTTGGATCGTATTTCATCTATCGGCTAAGGCTGCTATTGTTAATTTTATAGTTTGAGTGAATTATAAGCTCAAACTCATCATTCTACTTGAGTATTCTCATTATTGATACAAATCACAATAATAATTTGTTTGTTACATCAAAGTTTCACTGGTCTCAATCGCTCTAACTTACTGATGAAATTCGTTAATAAGGAAACCAGCATCATTCAAATTTTTTTTCCTCTTTGGTAGTCTGAGTGAGGTTTCGTGGTCTTGCACTGTGTCCTCCCCTTACAAAAAGCAAACGTTTGCTTTTTGTCTGTATATCCGTATGATTCGAGTCAATTTCATATCCGCGTATTTAAAGGTTATCTATGTTTGGTACTGCAACTCGCAACAATGCGACACGAGTTTTACTCCTAGGCTCGGGAGAGCTTGGAAAAGAAGTCGCTATTGAATGTCAACGTTTGGGCTTGGAGGTCATCGCTTGTGATCGATATGAAAATGCCCCCGCAATGCAGGTAGCACACCGTAGCTATACACTGAACATGCTTGATGGTGATGCGCTAGAACAGCTCATCGCCAAAGAAAAACCTGATTACGTAGTACCTGAAATCGAAGCAATTGCTACAGATAAGCTGGTTGAGCTTGAAGCCAATGGCGTCAATGTGGTCCCGACAGCGAATGCTACTCGCCTAACAATGAATCGAGAAGGAATTCGGCGAATGGCAGCAGAACAACTTGGCCTCAATACTTCCCCTTACCATTTTGCAAGCTCCTATGAAGAGTTCACTCAAGCCATTGAATCTGTTGGCATACCATGCGTGTGTAAACCGATCATGAGTTCTTCAGGCAAAGGTCAAAGTGTCATTAAATCAGCGACAGACGTAAAAGCAGCATGGCAATACGCTCAAGAAGGTGGCCGCAACAGGCGCAGGGCGCGTCATTGTTGAAGGTTTTATCGATTTTGATTATGAGATTACGTTATTAACCGTCAAAGCGATTGATGGCATCCACTTTTGTGATCCGATCGGACATCGCCAGCAAGACGGTGATTATCGTGAATCTTGGCAACCTCAAGCGATGTCTCAAGCCGCCCTATCTGCCGCACAGCATGCCGCTAGTAAGGTGGTCAATGCATTGGGAGGCCGTGGCATCTTCGGTGTCGAATTGTTCGTCAAGGGTGACACTGTCATTTTCAATGAAGTTTCCCCTCGCCCGCACGACACCGGCTTGGTCACTCTCATGTCTCAAGACAGTTCTGAATTCGCACTGCACGTACGCGCTTTCACTGGCTTACCTATTTCAAGTATCACTCAATACGGTCCAACCGCATCTGCCGTGATTTTAGGGCAAGGTCAATCCGAGAATATTCAGTTTGAGGGAGTCACCGACGCTCTAGCCGAGCCGCAAACTCAGCTACGTTTGTTTGGCAAACCTGATATCAACGGACGAAGACGATTAGGAGTGAGCATTGCTCGGAGAGACACCATTGAGCAAGCAATAGAAAGCGCTGTCGCCAGCGCAGCTAAGGTAAACATCGTTTATTAAAATAACAGCCCCTGCGCTCAAACACAGGGGCTGTTATCATTCGCTCTCGATCAAATACACTTCTTCTGCAAAGTGGGATAAGCCTTTCTTCGCTATCTTCGGGTGCTTCTCATCAGCATCATCACGATACAGTTTGGAAATTTTATATTCTGAGAACAGTTGGCGAACTTCAGACTCGGCGACTGAAAATGGAGGACCCGCCATTTCAGCCTGTGGGTAATCCAAAGTGACCAACAGAATTCTACCGCCAGGTTTAAGCAATGACTTGATTCGTTGAGCGTAATCGGTGCGCATTTCTTCTGGCAATGCGACGAGAGCAGCGCGATCATACACAATCTCGACAGGCTGAACCGGCGCAGTAAAGATGTCTCCGTTGTAAATAGACAGTTCATCAAACTGATACAATTCGTGCTGTCCACTTATTGAGATCACCGTAGGCGTATAAAAATGTTCAGAAAAAAAAAGAGCGTACAGCAATTTTACTCAGTTCTACGCCTTGAACATCGTCATGCTTGGTCGCCAACCAGACAAGATCTTCTGTCTTGCCGCATAGTGGGACAAACACTTTATCCTCTCTGCTCGGTTTTGTTTCGGACCAATACTGAACCAGCAATGGATTGACATCTTCGCGGTGAAAACCAATTTGGTTTGATGCCCATTTACTGTGCCAAAATTCTGGATCTTTCATTTCTATTCCCTACCTGACGTGACTGCGTCATAGCCTATACCAAAGCATTTCTGAGTGGTATCCCTCAAGCTGTATAAATCGTTCAGATTAGGTTCAGGTTGGGTGTTTATACTTATTTACAACTTGAGAATGAACCATAAGCGAATCAGACGCTCAAATAAACTGAGAGAGTTCAAATAATCAAATCATGGGGTAAACCGATATTGTAATTCGCCAGAAAGCCCCAATATAAAGAGTAGAGATAAGTACGTTTTGGCTGTTGAGCCTTTTCTTGCACCGTTTACCCAAGACGCTACGAATCTAAGGAGTGTGAATGAGCCTATTTCTGCGAACTACGGCCCTGATGCTTTTAATGCT
This window of the Vibrio neptunius genome carries:
- a CDS encoding HD-GYP domain-containing protein, with amino-acid sequence MKYDPSNSIKVPIDTLTVGMFVTAIEDNERVNLANAGRVSSQQAIQQLIKNGIRFAWVDQNLSVKGSVFKPVVEEVLPEESAPTTPVKRKSMSRFSKQKRASKIIREAKDLAQKILNQTFDDKSIHVDELEGWADDLIETVLIDSDALHCVSALRNKDEYLLEHSVNVATLLVTFGKHLDLPKDTLKQLAIGGIIHDVGKIKVDDKVLHKPGKLTPEEFDHMKLHQVFAEEIILTVDGLGDISRDVCLMHHEKLDGNGYPKGLKGEEIPLHGRMSCIVDIYDALTADRCYKKGMSSAEAFKIILSLTPFHLDRDLVYKFINCIGVYPVGALVELNDGRVGIVWTSNPDEPLKPEVKCFYSRKYKRFVDVSFVDIKNSQYKIERAIAPSNLNVDPTPFFDV